A genome region from Lucilia cuprina isolate Lc7/37 chromosome 3, ASM2204524v1, whole genome shotgun sequence includes the following:
- the LOC111690788 gene encoding asparagine synthetase domain-containing protein CG17486 isoform X2, whose amino-acid sequence MMIASRFKRHQLTENLMKILENRGPNATRFKECGSALFGGFVLWHQGTEICVQPLESDSHLLLFNGDIFNINNSELRNMSDSQWIFGKLSNAKDECELISYFKTIEGPYSIIFYDKANKIIYFARDSLGRNSLLIEKNYEHFRLLSTSFNTNMENNTMELPPLGIYKINIEDLQNCCLFPWRIPDENWHAQIERLEKSCDIVIKIRNHIECQWLSNELKDKKYNFNFYDLANSETYSTTSELYDFFLKNTDLLNAIHQFSVLIEESVKKRVQYTASCCASCLGNLNSCNHSKIAILFSGGIDCSILAVLCDKFIPKTDSIDLVNVAFESTRTDSNWDVPDRISGKSSFKNLKDICPDRKWNFIEVNVSKKELHHYLSVHIKHLIYPLNTVLDESIGCAFWFASRAMGLKDDSKWKSSARVVILGSGADELFGGYVRHKNAYIRHNGTEEEKQLNFLNELEKDWNRIPSRNLARDDRVISDNGKTPRAPFIEEHVVNFVRSLSPNQRCCFLLEDGIGDKLFLRLYGYYVGLKSSAFLKKRAIQFGSRIANKKQNAADRSSYM is encoded by the exons aaTCTAATGAAAATACTTGAAAATCGGGGTCCAAATGCAACACGATTTAAAGAATGTGGTAGTGCATTATTTGGAGGATTTGTTTTGTGGCATCAAGGGACTGAAATTTGCGTACAACCATTAGAATCAGATTCTCATCTTCTTCTTTTTAACGGggatatatttaatataaataatagtgAATTACGAAATATGTCTGATTCACAATGGATTTTTGGAAAACTGTCGAATGCTAAAGATGAATGTGAACttattagttattttaaaactattgaaGGACCATACagtattatattttatgataaagcaaataaaataatttactttgCACGAGATTCCCTTGGACGCAATTCTCttcttattgaaaaaaattatgaacattttCGTTTGCTCAGCACATCTT tTAACACTAATATGGAAAATAACACCATGGAACTTCCACCGCTgggaatttacaaaataaatattgaagatCTTCAAAACTGCTGTCTATTTCCTTGGCGAATCCCAGATGAGAACTGGCACGCTCAAATAGAACGATTAGAAAAATCCTGTGatatagtaataaaaattagaaatcaTATTGAATGTCAGTGGTTATCTAATgaattaaaagataaaaag tataattttaacttttatgatCTGGCAAATAGTGAAACATATTCAACAACGTCAGAACTgtatgatttctttttaaagaatacGGATCTGTTAAATGCAATACATCAGTTTTCGGTACTTATAGAGGAATCAGTAAAAAAACGAGTACAATATACCGCATCATGTTGCGCTTCATGTTTAGGAAATTTAAACTCATGTAATCATTCAAagattgcaattttattttctgGTGGCATTGATTGTTCCATTTTAGCTGTGTTGTGTGACAAATTTATTCCTAAAACAGATTCAATTGACTTGGTTAATGTGGCGTTCGAAAGTACGAGAACCGATAGTAACTGGGATGTTCCAGATAGAATTTCTGGCAAATCGtcgtttaagaatttaaaagatATATGTCCCGATAG gaAATGGAACTTTATCGAAGTAAATGTCAGCAAGAAGGAGTTGCATCACTACTTAAGTGTTCATATAAAACATCTTATTTATCCACTCAATACTGTACTCGACGAATCAATTGGTTGTGCATTCTGGTTTGCATCACGGGCTATGGGTTTAAAAGATGATAGTAAATGGAAATCATCCGCTCgt gttGTGATATTAGGAAGTGGGGCCGACGAGTTATTTGGTGGTTATGTAAGACATAAAAATGCTTACATTCGTCATAATGGGACAGAAGAGGAAAAACAATTGAACTTTCTTAATGAATTAGAAAAAGATTGGAATAGAATTCCATCTCGTAATTTAGCAAGAGATGATCGTGTAATATCTGATAATGGAAAAACGCCAAGAGCACCTTTTATTGAAGAACATGTTGTAAATTTTGTCCGTTCTTTAAGTCCAAACCAAAGATGTTGCTTTTTATTGGAGGATGGAATTGgcgataaattatttttaagactGTATGGGTATTATGTTGGCTTAAAGAGTTCGGCATTTTTGAAAAAGAGAGCAATACAATTTGGTTCCAGGATTgccaataaaaaacaaaatgctgCAGATCGTTCAAGTTATatg tAA
- the LOC111690788 gene encoding asparagine synthetase domain-containing protein CG17486 isoform X1, protein MCGIFCCVSNSLEEHSCIKNSNLMKILENRGPNATRFKECGSALFGGFVLWHQGTEICVQPLESDSHLLLFNGDIFNINNSELRNMSDSQWIFGKLSNAKDECELISYFKTIEGPYSIIFYDKANKIIYFARDSLGRNSLLIEKNYEHFRLLSTSFNTNMENNTMELPPLGIYKINIEDLQNCCLFPWRIPDENWHAQIERLEKSCDIVIKIRNHIECQWLSNELKDKKYNFNFYDLANSETYSTTSELYDFFLKNTDLLNAIHQFSVLIEESVKKRVQYTASCCASCLGNLNSCNHSKIAILFSGGIDCSILAVLCDKFIPKTDSIDLVNVAFESTRTDSNWDVPDRISGKSSFKNLKDICPDRKWNFIEVNVSKKELHHYLSVHIKHLIYPLNTVLDESIGCAFWFASRAMGLKDDSKWKSSARVVILGSGADELFGGYVRHKNAYIRHNGTEEEKQLNFLNELEKDWNRIPSRNLARDDRVISDNGKTPRAPFIEEHVVNFVRSLSPNQRCCFLLEDGIGDKLFLRLYGYYVGLKSSAFLKKRAIQFGSRIANKKQNAADRSSYM, encoded by the exons aaTCTAATGAAAATACTTGAAAATCGGGGTCCAAATGCAACACGATTTAAAGAATGTGGTAGTGCATTATTTGGAGGATTTGTTTTGTGGCATCAAGGGACTGAAATTTGCGTACAACCATTAGAATCAGATTCTCATCTTCTTCTTTTTAACGGggatatatttaatataaataatagtgAATTACGAAATATGTCTGATTCACAATGGATTTTTGGAAAACTGTCGAATGCTAAAGATGAATGTGAACttattagttattttaaaactattgaaGGACCATACagtattatattttatgataaagcaaataaaataatttactttgCACGAGATTCCCTTGGACGCAATTCTCttcttattgaaaaaaattatgaacattttCGTTTGCTCAGCACATCTT tTAACACTAATATGGAAAATAACACCATGGAACTTCCACCGCTgggaatttacaaaataaatattgaagatCTTCAAAACTGCTGTCTATTTCCTTGGCGAATCCCAGATGAGAACTGGCACGCTCAAATAGAACGATTAGAAAAATCCTGTGatatagtaataaaaattagaaatcaTATTGAATGTCAGTGGTTATCTAATgaattaaaagataaaaag tataattttaacttttatgatCTGGCAAATAGTGAAACATATTCAACAACGTCAGAACTgtatgatttctttttaaagaatacGGATCTGTTAAATGCAATACATCAGTTTTCGGTACTTATAGAGGAATCAGTAAAAAAACGAGTACAATATACCGCATCATGTTGCGCTTCATGTTTAGGAAATTTAAACTCATGTAATCATTCAAagattgcaattttattttctgGTGGCATTGATTGTTCCATTTTAGCTGTGTTGTGTGACAAATTTATTCCTAAAACAGATTCAATTGACTTGGTTAATGTGGCGTTCGAAAGTACGAGAACCGATAGTAACTGGGATGTTCCAGATAGAATTTCTGGCAAATCGtcgtttaagaatttaaaagatATATGTCCCGATAG gaAATGGAACTTTATCGAAGTAAATGTCAGCAAGAAGGAGTTGCATCACTACTTAAGTGTTCATATAAAACATCTTATTTATCCACTCAATACTGTACTCGACGAATCAATTGGTTGTGCATTCTGGTTTGCATCACGGGCTATGGGTTTAAAAGATGATAGTAAATGGAAATCATCCGCTCgt gttGTGATATTAGGAAGTGGGGCCGACGAGTTATTTGGTGGTTATGTAAGACATAAAAATGCTTACATTCGTCATAATGGGACAGAAGAGGAAAAACAATTGAACTTTCTTAATGAATTAGAAAAAGATTGGAATAGAATTCCATCTCGTAATTTAGCAAGAGATGATCGTGTAATATCTGATAATGGAAAAACGCCAAGAGCACCTTTTATTGAAGAACATGTTGTAAATTTTGTCCGTTCTTTAAGTCCAAACCAAAGATGTTGCTTTTTATTGGAGGATGGAATTGgcgataaattatttttaagactGTATGGGTATTATGTTGGCTTAAAGAGTTCGGCATTTTTGAAAAAGAGAGCAATACAATTTGGTTCCAGGATTgccaataaaaaacaaaatgctgCAGATCGTTCAAGTTATatg tAA
- the LOC111690788 gene encoding asparagine synthetase domain-containing protein CG17486 isoform X3, whose amino-acid sequence MKILENRGPNATRFKECGSALFGGFVLWHQGTEICVQPLESDSHLLLFNGDIFNINNSELRNMSDSQWIFGKLSNAKDECELISYFKTIEGPYSIIFYDKANKIIYFARDSLGRNSLLIEKNYEHFRLLSTSFNTNMENNTMELPPLGIYKINIEDLQNCCLFPWRIPDENWHAQIERLEKSCDIVIKIRNHIECQWLSNELKDKKYNFNFYDLANSETYSTTSELYDFFLKNTDLLNAIHQFSVLIEESVKKRVQYTASCCASCLGNLNSCNHSKIAILFSGGIDCSILAVLCDKFIPKTDSIDLVNVAFESTRTDSNWDVPDRISGKSSFKNLKDICPDRKWNFIEVNVSKKELHHYLSVHIKHLIYPLNTVLDESIGCAFWFASRAMGLKDDSKWKSSARVVILGSGADELFGGYVRHKNAYIRHNGTEEEKQLNFLNELEKDWNRIPSRNLARDDRVISDNGKTPRAPFIEEHVVNFVRSLSPNQRCCFLLEDGIGDKLFLRLYGYYVGLKSSAFLKKRAIQFGSRIANKKQNAADRSSYM is encoded by the exons ATGAAAATACTTGAAAATCGGGGTCCAAATGCAACACGATTTAAAGAATGTGGTAGTGCATTATTTGGAGGATTTGTTTTGTGGCATCAAGGGACTGAAATTTGCGTACAACCATTAGAATCAGATTCTCATCTTCTTCTTTTTAACGGggatatatttaatataaataatagtgAATTACGAAATATGTCTGATTCACAATGGATTTTTGGAAAACTGTCGAATGCTAAAGATGAATGTGAACttattagttattttaaaactattgaaGGACCATACagtattatattttatgataaagcaaataaaataatttactttgCACGAGATTCCCTTGGACGCAATTCTCttcttattgaaaaaaattatgaacattttCGTTTGCTCAGCACATCTT tTAACACTAATATGGAAAATAACACCATGGAACTTCCACCGCTgggaatttacaaaataaatattgaagatCTTCAAAACTGCTGTCTATTTCCTTGGCGAATCCCAGATGAGAACTGGCACGCTCAAATAGAACGATTAGAAAAATCCTGTGatatagtaataaaaattagaaatcaTATTGAATGTCAGTGGTTATCTAATgaattaaaagataaaaag tataattttaacttttatgatCTGGCAAATAGTGAAACATATTCAACAACGTCAGAACTgtatgatttctttttaaagaatacGGATCTGTTAAATGCAATACATCAGTTTTCGGTACTTATAGAGGAATCAGTAAAAAAACGAGTACAATATACCGCATCATGTTGCGCTTCATGTTTAGGAAATTTAAACTCATGTAATCATTCAAagattgcaattttattttctgGTGGCATTGATTGTTCCATTTTAGCTGTGTTGTGTGACAAATTTATTCCTAAAACAGATTCAATTGACTTGGTTAATGTGGCGTTCGAAAGTACGAGAACCGATAGTAACTGGGATGTTCCAGATAGAATTTCTGGCAAATCGtcgtttaagaatttaaaagatATATGTCCCGATAG gaAATGGAACTTTATCGAAGTAAATGTCAGCAAGAAGGAGTTGCATCACTACTTAAGTGTTCATATAAAACATCTTATTTATCCACTCAATACTGTACTCGACGAATCAATTGGTTGTGCATTCTGGTTTGCATCACGGGCTATGGGTTTAAAAGATGATAGTAAATGGAAATCATCCGCTCgt gttGTGATATTAGGAAGTGGGGCCGACGAGTTATTTGGTGGTTATGTAAGACATAAAAATGCTTACATTCGTCATAATGGGACAGAAGAGGAAAAACAATTGAACTTTCTTAATGAATTAGAAAAAGATTGGAATAGAATTCCATCTCGTAATTTAGCAAGAGATGATCGTGTAATATCTGATAATGGAAAAACGCCAAGAGCACCTTTTATTGAAGAACATGTTGTAAATTTTGTCCGTTCTTTAAGTCCAAACCAAAGATGTTGCTTTTTATTGGAGGATGGAATTGgcgataaattatttttaagactGTATGGGTATTATGTTGGCTTAAAGAGTTCGGCATTTTTGAAAAAGAGAGCAATACAATTTGGTTCCAGGATTgccaataaaaaacaaaatgctgCAGATCGTTCAAGTTATatg tAA
- the LOC111690793 gene encoding survival motor neuron protein: MAKADAKSDCLDDPWDDTLLIKAYDNSIKLAREELARRMAISTSKDVSHSSNESNKLKSLDIENFRTKNEYKVGDYVRATYEDGIDYEAKILSIDRASGSCLLKYIGYENEQNIELENLIPSWGKKARRLQFAKAKLESTDHVLNMDNAGSKTSKRNKSYQKTIPPPPPMPPMLSTQNCEDSEHLSAMLMSWYMSGYYTGVYQGMQMAKSGSKNKKH; encoded by the exons ATGGCCAAAGCAGATGCAAAG TCAGATTGTCTTGATGATCCATGGGAtgacacattattaataaaggCTTACGACAATTCCATAAAGCTGGCGCGCGAGGAATTAGCCCGCCGTATGGCAATATCTACCAGTAAAGATGTCAGTCACAGCTCAAACGAGAGTAATAAGTTAAAATCTCTTGATATCGAAAATTTTAGGACtaaaaatgaatataaagtCGGAGATTATGTGCGTGCTACTTATGAAGATGGAATAGACTATGaagctaaaattttatcaatagaTCGAGCTTCAGGATCTTGCCTTCTAAAGTATATTGGCTatgaaaatgaacaaaatatcgAGTTGGAAAATTTAATACCATCGTGGGGCAAAAAAGCTCGCAGACTTCAATTTGCAAAAGCTAAGCTAGAGAGTACTGATCATGTTCTTAATATGGATAATGCCGGAAGCAAAACTTCCAAGAGAAATAAATCATATCAGAAAACAATTCCACCGCCTCCACCAATGCCTCCAATGTTGTCTACTCAGAATTGTGAAGATTCGGAGCATCTTTCAGCTATGCTTATGTCTTGGTATATGAGTGGATATTATACCGGAGTTTATCAAGGAATGCAAATGGCGAAGTCAGGgtcaaaaaacaagaaacattaa